A section of the Rhodobacteraceae bacterium M382 genome encodes:
- a CDS encoding aldehyde dehydrogenase family protein, producing the protein MTAHPLFPPDLDRLPHHLIDGVAQSGGGQPRALIDPATGESYLSVVDADPTQVGQAVASAKGALRGWADTAPGARAQVLFRLADLIAGQADRLAAVESVNVGKPLSQARRDVIRAVAYFRFYAGCCDKLNGDSIPLGPDQTALTVLEPVGVTAHILPWNYPISTLARGAAPALAVGATIVAKPSELTPLSAIMVAQLALEAGVPPGVFNVVCGAGDVGAALAGHADIAHVTFTGSTATGRRVMQAASAPVACVTLELGGKSPVVVLADADLDAAADGVVRGIFFNAGQVCAAGARLICHRDAHDALIERVIARAEALTFGHPLDDPDLGPLVSASQLARVDGFVDRARTAGLRCVTGGHRVRPDALPNGLFYAPTIFTDVPADSEIARDEVFGPVLVTQICEDADHALTLANESDFGLVAGIYTADATHAMQFARRVEAGQVFVNGFLQGGDTVPFGGVKHSGIGREKGLAGLAAYCATKSIVLNH; encoded by the coding sequence ATGACTGCGCATCCGCTCTTTCCCCCTGATTTGGATCGATTGCCGCATCACCTGATCGATGGGGTGGCGCAAAGCGGTGGGGGGCAGCCCCGCGCGCTGATCGATCCGGCGACGGGAGAGAGCTATCTGTCGGTTGTCGACGCTGACCCCACGCAGGTGGGGCAGGCCGTGGCGAGCGCCAAGGGAGCATTGCGCGGCTGGGCCGACACCGCGCCGGGTGCGCGCGCGCAGGTGCTGTTTCGCCTCGCCGATCTGATCGCGGGACAGGCCGACCGGCTGGCCGCGGTCGAGTCGGTGAACGTGGGCAAACCCCTGTCTCAGGCGCGCCGCGACGTGATCCGGGCCGTGGCGTATTTCCGGTTCTACGCCGGATGCTGTGACAAGCTGAACGGTGACAGCATTCCCCTGGGACCGGATCAGACAGCATTGACCGTGTTGGAACCGGTGGGTGTGACCGCCCACATATTGCCGTGGAACTACCCGATTTCGACATTGGCACGTGGTGCGGCCCCGGCGTTGGCGGTGGGGGCCACGATTGTGGCAAAACCGTCCGAGCTGACGCCGCTGTCTGCCATCATGGTTGCGCAATTGGCGCTGGAGGCCGGGGTGCCGCCGGGGGTGTTCAACGTGGTCTGTGGTGCGGGCGACGTGGGCGCGGCGCTGGCTGGGCATGCTGACATTGCCCATGTGACCTTTACCGGATCGACCGCGACGGGCCGCCGCGTGATGCAAGCGGCCTCGGCTCCTGTGGCCTGTGTGACGCTGGAGCTGGGCGGGAAATCCCCGGTGGTGGTGCTGGCCGATGCCGATCTGGATGCCGCCGCGGATGGCGTGGTGCGCGGGATCTTCTTTAACGCCGGGCAGGTCTGTGCCGCCGGTGCCCGGCTGATCTGTCACCGTGATGCGCATGATGCGTTGATCGAACGGGTGATCGCACGGGCCGAGGCGCTGACATTTGGCCATCCCCTGGACGACCCGGATCTGGGGCCGCTGGTGTCTGCCAGCCAGCTCGCGCGAGTCGACGGCTTTGTGGATCGCGCACGTACCGCAGGTTTGCGTTGTGTGACTGGCGGCCATCGGGTTCGCCCCGACGCCTTGCCAAACGGGCTGTTCTATGCCCCGACCATTTTCACGGATGTCCCTGCTGACAGCGAGATCGCCCGCGACGAAGTGTTCGGCCCGGTGCTGGTCACCCAGATCTGCGAAGATGCCGATCACGCCCTGACGCTCGCCAATGAGTCAGATTTTGGCCTGGTCGCTGGGATCTATACCGCCGACGCCACCCACGCGATGCAATTTGCCCGCCGGGTCGAGGCCGGACAGGTGTTTGTCAACGGCTTCCTGCAAGGCGGCGATACCGTGCCGTTTGGCGGGGTCAAACACAGCGGCATTGGCCGGGAAAAGGGGTTGGCGGGGCTCGCCGCCTATTGCGCCACGAAATCCATCGTTTTGAACCACTGA
- a CDS encoding trimethylamine methyltransferase family protein: protein MAGRSGRRGREARIESNANPGNEKPPVWGGLTGGAFRPLSDDNLTEVNEAVLMLLETLGLSQATPSMIEKVCAHGGTYTDDKRLLFPRDLVLKTVAEARRDVVLYGQDRKHDLDLSGARVHMSSGGGAPGVFDIDDGHYRDGSLKDLYDAARICDAMENIHHFSRSIVARDVENVADMDLNTAYACLMGTSKHVSVSVSEPENLQQLADLCYALAGSEDAFRARPFLTVMVCHVVPPMRFAEEALDTLEAAILAGFPVQLISAGQAGATSPATIAGSLVQAVAETLAGLVFARLVDPNVAALFGPKPLVADLRTGSMCAGGGEQAILMAGAAQMGRYYNLPTTSIAGISDSKTLDAQYGSEKNLAVSSAAHAGSNLITQSCGMQASLLGVSLEAYVVDNDMLGNILRTVRGIEVNAENIGAEVIADVCRGEGHYLGHRHTFSRMKSDYFYPHLGDRRTPREWEEDGSRPIGDTARDKARELLASHFPAHISNEKDAELRDRFNICLSSAQIGRG from the coding sequence ATGGCTGGCAGATCAGGTCGCAGAGGCAGAGAAGCCCGCATTGAAAGCAACGCGAACCCGGGCAACGAAAAGCCTCCGGTTTGGGGCGGACTGACGGGGGGGGCGTTTCGTCCGCTGAGCGATGATAATCTGACTGAGGTGAATGAAGCAGTGCTGATGCTGCTCGAAACCCTGGGATTGTCGCAGGCGACCCCGTCGATGATCGAAAAGGTCTGTGCCCATGGCGGCACGTATACGGATGACAAACGTCTGCTGTTCCCCCGTGATCTGGTTCTGAAAACCGTGGCCGAGGCGCGCCGGGATGTGGTGCTGTACGGTCAGGACCGCAAACATGATCTGGATCTGTCAGGCGCACGGGTTCACATGAGCTCGGGCGGGGGGGCGCCGGGGGTATTTGACATCGACGATGGCCATTATCGCGATGGATCGCTCAAGGATTTGTATGACGCGGCGCGGATTTGCGACGCGATGGAGAACATCCACCATTTCAGCCGCTCGATCGTGGCGCGCGACGTCGAGAATGTCGCGGACATGGATTTGAACACGGCCTATGCCTGTTTGATGGGCACCTCCAAACACGTCTCGGTGTCGGTATCTGAGCCCGAGAACCTCCAGCAGCTGGCCGATCTGTGCTATGCGCTCGCCGGATCCGAAGACGCGTTCCGGGCCCGTCCCTTTCTGACCGTCATGGTCTGTCACGTGGTGCCACCGATGCGGTTTGCCGAAGAGGCGCTGGACACGCTGGAGGCGGCCATTCTGGCGGGCTTTCCGGTTCAGTTGATTTCGGCGGGACAGGCCGGGGCCACCAGCCCCGCGACCATCGCCGGGTCGCTGGTTCAGGCCGTGGCCGAAACCCTGGCCGGTTTGGTCTTTGCCCGTCTGGTCGACCCGAATGTGGCGGCGTTGTTTGGCCCCAAGCCGCTGGTTGCGGATCTGCGCACCGGATCTATGTGTGCGGGCGGTGGTGAACAGGCCATCCTGATGGCCGGCGCGGCACAGATGGGGCGTTATTACAATCTGCCCACCACGTCGATTGCCGGGATTTCCGACTCCAAGACGCTCGATGCCCAATATGGCAGCGAAAAGAACCTCGCCGTGTCATCTGCAGCTCATGCGGGTTCAAATCTGATCACCCAATCCTGCGGCATGCAGGCCAGCCTGCTGGGGGTCTCGCTCGAGGCCTATGTGGTCGACAATGACATGCTGGGCAACATTCTGCGCACTGTGCGTGGGATCGAGGTCAACGCCGAGAACATCGGGGCCGAGGTCATCGCCGATGTCTGCCGGGGCGAGGGGCATTATCTGGGGCATCGTCACACGTTCAGCCGGATGAAATCGGATTATTTCTATCCGCATCTGGGCGACCGGCGCACGCCGCGTGAATGGGAAGAAGACGGATCGCGCCCGATTGGCGATACAGCCCGCGACAAGGCGCGGGAATTGCTGGCCAGTCATTTCCCGGCGCATATCTCGAATGAAAAAGACGCCGAATTGCGGGATCGGTTCAACATCTGTCTCAGCTCTGCACAAATCGGTCGCGGTTGA
- a CDS encoding LysR family transcriptional regulator produces MTNLPSLPALRAFEAAARLGSFQAAAEALGVSPTAISHHVRGLEARLDVQLFTRGTRQVHLTDEGERLAHGATTAFRVLEASVESVLNRPRQKPKIRIALGPSFATRWLLPRFAEFCDQFPAVELELVQTPLLVSPQNVDADIFITWGDGSFPGMIAEPLVNVLSAPVASPGLLARLGRPDQPSDLFRYPLIHQRDTLGWNAWFMGANVTPPTLHGPVIEDTNVVLQAAIAGQGVVMGWVPLINAELENGTLVQLFDAVLSENRAYHLVRRKSDPREAEVSAICTWLLAQAEM; encoded by the coding sequence ATGACAAATCTTCCTTCCCTCCCGGCGCTGCGGGCGTTCGAGGCAGCCGCCCGGTTGGGCAGCTTTCAGGCCGCGGCCGAAGCGTTGGGCGTGTCGCCCACGGCGATCAGCCACCATGTGCGCGGGCTCGAGGCGCGGCTGGACGTTCAGCTGTTCACGCGCGGCACCCGCCAGGTCCACCTGACGGACGAGGGCGAGCGTCTGGCACATGGGGCCACCACCGCGTTTCGGGTGTTGGAGGCCAGCGTGGAATCGGTGCTGAATCGCCCGCGTCAAAAGCCCAAAATCCGCATTGCATTGGGGCCCAGTTTCGCCACCCGTTGGCTGTTGCCCCGGTTCGCCGAATTCTGTGACCAATTCCCCGCGGTCGAGCTGGAACTGGTGCAGACCCCGCTGCTAGTATCGCCGCAGAACGTCGACGCAGATATCTTTATCACCTGGGGGGACGGGAGTTTTCCCGGAATGATTGCCGAACCATTGGTCAATGTTCTGTCGGCCCCCGTGGCCAGCCCCGGGTTGCTGGCCCGACTGGGACGTCCTGATCAACCGTCAGATCTGTTTCGCTATCCGTTGATCCACCAACGGGACACACTGGGGTGGAACGCGTGGTTCATGGGCGCGAATGTCACGCCTCCGACCCTGCACGGTCCGGTCATCGAAGACACAAATGTGGTGTTGCAGGCGGCCATTGCCGGTCAGGGCGTGGTCATGGGATGGGTGCCGCTGATCAACGCGGAATTGGAAAATGGCACGTTGGTTCAATTGTTCGATGCGGTTCTGAGCGAAAACCGGGCTTATCATCTGGTGCGCCGCAAATCCGACCCGCGCGAGGCAGAAGTCAGCGCGATCTGTACCTGGCTTCTGGCGCAGGCCGAAATGTGA
- a CDS encoding DMT family transporter, with amino-acid sequence MVAAMAGFAIEDVFLKIAAQTLSISQILMMFGAGGAAVFALWARVTGDALVSRAVLSRPMRIRVVFEILGRLFYVLAIALTPLSAATVILQATPIVVVAGAALFFGERVGWRRWAAILVGLLGVIVIIQPGADSFSILSLLAVLGMFGFAGRDLASRAAPASLGTSVLGVYGFLAVIVAGALFSLWEARPLVLPDAGTWGIMAGAVFAGVAAYSALMKAMRTGDVSAVTPFRYTRLLFGIGCGVVLFGETLSVAMVVGCGLIVVSGLFILWRSNSGHRAA; translated from the coding sequence ATGGTTGCGGCCATGGCCGGATTTGCCATCGAGGATGTTTTTCTCAAGATCGCAGCACAGACTCTGTCGATCAGCCAGATCCTGATGATGTTCGGGGCCGGGGGGGCGGCTGTCTTTGCTCTTTGGGCACGCGTGACTGGTGACGCGTTGGTGTCGCGGGCGGTGTTGTCACGCCCCATGCGTATCCGGGTCGTGTTCGAAATACTGGGGCGGCTGTTTTATGTTCTGGCCATTGCGCTGACCCCATTGTCTGCTGCGACCGTAATCTTGCAGGCGACACCGATTGTCGTGGTGGCCGGGGCTGCGCTGTTCTTTGGAGAGCGGGTGGGATGGCGCCGATGGGCTGCCATTCTCGTCGGCCTGTTAGGGGTTATCGTCATCATCCAGCCCGGTGCCGACAGCTTTTCAATCCTGTCGCTTTTAGCGGTGCTGGGGATGTTCGGGTTTGCCGGTCGTGATCTGGCCAGCCGCGCCGCGCCTGCTTCGCTGGGGACGTCGGTTCTGGGCGTATACGGATTTCTGGCCGTCATTGTCGCGGGTGCGTTGTTTTCGCTGTGGGAGGCCCGCCCGTTGGTTCTGCCCGACGCGGGCACGTGGGGGATCATGGCCGGGGCCGTGTTCGCCGGAGTTGCGGCCTATAGCGCCCTGATGAAGGCGATGCGTACGGGCGATGTGTCTGCCGTCACGCCGTTTCGCTATACCCGGTTGCTGTTCGGGATTGGCTGTGGCGTGGTGCTGTTCGGCGAAACCCTGTCCGTTGCCATGGTGGTCGGCTGTGGCCTGATCGTTGTGTCGGGGCTCTTTATCCTCTGGCGCAGCAATTCGGGGCACAGGGCTGCCTGA
- a CDS encoding YeiH family protein produces MTLMQTISSGPMSGLIEFTQKNGQGFLVSAVIAAAAQFLSEHYGAPAMLMALLLGIAFHFLAEEGVCKPGIEFTARTVLRFGVALLGARISVELMVGLGPKLIAVVVIGVIVTILFGLLGARVLGRGWRFGLLTGGSVAICGASAAMAISAVLPKNEHSERNLIFTVLSVTVLSTLAMILYPILTEYFAFNDEVSGVFLGGTIHDVAQVVGAGFSVSNETGEVATLVKLIRVAMLAPVVLVISIMVRRHADDTAQGGDRPPILPMFVIGFLIFATLNSLGLIPAVVVDWMSSLSRWALLISIAAVGMKTSLKRILDVGGQAIGLIVAETVFIAVFVLIGVAIFGHH; encoded by the coding sequence ATGACCTTGATGCAGACCATTTCGTCCGGCCCGATGTCCGGGCTTATCGAATTTACGCAAAAGAACGGGCAGGGGTTTCTGGTGTCTGCCGTCATCGCAGCGGCGGCCCAGTTCCTTTCGGAACATTACGGTGCCCCGGCAATGCTGATGGCGCTGTTGTTGGGCATCGCCTTTCACTTTCTTGCCGAAGAGGGTGTGTGCAAACCCGGCATCGAATTCACCGCCCGCACGGTGTTGCGGTTCGGGGTGGCGTTATTGGGCGCGCGGATTTCAGTTGAACTGATGGTTGGATTGGGCCCCAAGCTGATTGCCGTTGTGGTCATCGGCGTGATTGTGACCATCCTGTTTGGCCTGTTGGGCGCGCGGGTGCTGGGTCGGGGGTGGCGCTTTGGATTGTTGACGGGCGGATCGGTTGCAATCTGTGGAGCTTCGGCAGCTATGGCGATTTCGGCTGTATTGCCCAAAAACGAACATTCCGAACGCAATCTGATCTTCACCGTGCTTTCGGTCACGGTGCTGTCGACACTGGCGATGATCCTTTATCCGATCCTGACCGAATATTTCGCCTTTAACGATGAAGTTTCGGGCGTCTTTCTGGGGGGCACAATCCACGATGTGGCCCAGGTGGTCGGTGCCGGGTTCTCGGTGTCGAATGAAACTGGTGAAGTTGCCACTTTGGTCAAACTGATCCGCGTTGCAATGCTGGCCCCTGTGGTGTTGGTGATTTCGATCATGGTGCGTCGCCACGCTGATGACACTGCACAGGGGGGAGATCGCCCGCCGATCCTGCCCATGTTCGTCATCGGGTTCCTGATCTTTGCGACGTTGAACTCATTGGGGTTGATCCCGGCCGTGGTTGTTGACTGGATGTCCAGCCTCAGCCGTTGGGCGCTGTTGATTTCGATCGCCGCGGTGGGAATGAAAACTTCGCTCAAACGAATTCTGGACGTAGGCGGACAGGCAATTGGTCTGATCGTGGCCGAAACGGTGTTTATCGCCGTGTTTGTTCTGATTGGTGTCGCCATATTCGGGCACCACTGA
- a CDS encoding GMC family oxidoreductase N-terminal domain-containing protein produces MSPKQADFLIVGAGSAGCVLANRLSKDPANRVILLEAGGRDVNPWIHVPVGYFKTLHNPNTDWCYKTEPDPGLGDRSLDWPRGKTLGGSSSINGLLYVRGQKEDYDRWAQRGNRGWSYDDVLPLFKRSEAHENGADDYHGGDGGLSVSLIRAKSDISEAFINAAVEMGVPRNEDYNGVDQEGVGYFHQTARGGFRCSSARAFLNPAKKRPNLEVVTHAHTEQLIFDRNDPRRVIGVRYSRKGEVHDVLLNPGGEVILSAGAIGSPQILELSGIGRGDVLQKAGVQVRHELPGVGECLQDHLQIRLVYEVNAQTLNDAINRFVPRMGIGLNYVLFRKGPMSLGASQVCIFAKSMQGLATPDIQFHFQPLSADKPGIEMHPFSGITSSVCQLRPESRGHIHIATPYASDYPKIVPNYLSATADQLCAVRAVKFARAMTRTQALSPYVLREHVPANNPQSDAELLQCARDISQTIYHPTSTCRMGHDDQAVVDDRLRVRGIAGLRIADASIMPDIVSGNTNAPTIMIGEKASDMILEDRKVSV; encoded by the coding sequence ATGTCACCGAAACAAGCCGATTTTCTGATCGTAGGCGCTGGGTCTGCCGGCTGTGTTCTGGCCAACAGGCTGAGCAAAGATCCTGCGAATCGGGTGATTCTGCTTGAGGCGGGAGGGCGGGACGTGAATCCGTGGATCCATGTGCCGGTGGGCTATTTCAAAACGCTGCACAATCCCAACACGGACTGGTGTTACAAGACTGAACCGGATCCGGGGCTGGGCGACAGGTCGCTGGATTGGCCGCGGGGCAAGACACTGGGCGGGTCCAGTTCGATCAACGGGTTGCTTTATGTGCGCGGCCAGAAGGAAGATTATGATCGCTGGGCCCAACGCGGCAATCGCGGCTGGAGCTATGACGACGTGCTGCCCCTGTTCAAACGGTCCGAGGCCCATGAAAACGGAGCTGATGACTATCACGGGGGAGACGGCGGTCTGTCGGTCTCGCTGATCCGGGCCAAAAGCGATATTTCCGAGGCCTTTATCAACGCCGCTGTGGAAATGGGGGTGCCGCGCAATGAAGACTATAATGGCGTCGATCAGGAAGGGGTCGGATATTTTCACCAGACCGCCCGCGGCGGTTTCCGCTGCTCCAGCGCGCGTGCCTTTTTAAACCCGGCCAAGAAACGACCCAACCTTGAAGTTGTGACCCATGCGCATACCGAACAGCTGATTTTCGACCGGAATGACCCGCGCCGCGTGATCGGGGTGCGGTATTCGCGCAAGGGCGAGGTGCACGATGTGCTGTTGAACCCAGGTGGCGAAGTCATCCTGTCGGCAGGGGCCATCGGGTCGCCACAGATCCTTGAGCTGTCTGGAATTGGGCGGGGTGACGTCCTGCAAAAGGCGGGGGTACAGGTGCGCCACGAATTGCCCGGCGTGGGGGAATGTTTGCAGGATCACCTGCAGATCCGGCTGGTCTATGAGGTGAATGCCCAGACCCTGAATGATGCCATCAACCGGTTCGTTCCCCGCATGGGGATCGGGTTGAATTATGTGCTGTTCCGCAAGGGCCCGATGAGTCTGGGTGCCAGCCAGGTCTGTATCTTTGCCAAATCCATGCAAGGGCTGGCCACGCCGGATATCCAGTTCCATTTCCAGCCGCTCAGCGCCGACAAGCCGGGGATTGAAATGCATCCGTTTTCCGGCATCACCTCGTCGGTGTGCCAATTGCGCCCCGAAAGCCGGGGCCACATCCACATCGCGACACCCTATGCGTCGGACTATCCCAAAATCGTGCCGAATTACCTGTCTGCAACGGCGGATCAGCTGTGTGCCGTCCGGGCCGTCAAATTCGCCCGCGCCATGACCAGAACCCAGGCGCTCAGCCCCTATGTCCTGCGCGAACATGTTCCCGCCAACAATCCGCAATCGGACGCAGAATTGCTGCAATGTGCCCGCGATATCAGCCAGACCATCTATCACCCCACCAGCACTTGCCGGATGGGGCATGATGATCAGGCGGTGGTCGATGACCGGCTGCGGGTGCGAGGTATCGCCGGATTGCGGATTGCGGATGCGTCGATCATGCCGGACATCGTGTCGGGCAACACCAATGCGCCCACCATCATGATCGGGGAAAAGGCCAGCGACATGATCCTGGAGGACCGCAAGGTCTCTGTCTGA
- a CDS encoding TRAP transporter substrate-binding protein — protein MSVGGNLRGISRRDLFRVAGRFGMSSTLLAAGGFGGAMSLANLAAAAESTYEKRYSKPAKHTLKFGASGFNAQNLLIERAGALEFARDLESRTDGEIRIEFIGNNQICGQTSCVEKTQQGIVDIYAASTQNSAGGAPYLNVLDYAYMFPGRASQYHFLYSPESQRILRDPLEKRHGLKFLFSHCELRGIQLGLGWQDKPTVTKLEQLFGTKNRVTGTQLGRIAMQALNLNPVPVAWEETLDGLKQGLIDGAETWASAVAYANMSPVVSQSVDLKFFCGTEHTSMSASVFDSLEGYLQDAVMESAYWAQTHVQAANEAALVKTVGHSDPQMPGTIFAENNVRNAFLADDQIKMAEEMCSPEFQPQLWEQWRDRLNNWAGGIDTYQEIYDIARQVPADMKPENVEPRRWWKA, from the coding sequence ATGAGTGTTGGTGGAAACCTGCGAGGCATCTCGCGTCGTGATCTGTTTCGTGTGGCAGGTCGGTTCGGGATGAGCTCGACCTTGCTGGCAGCTGGTGGATTTGGCGGGGCGATGTCGCTGGCCAATCTCGCGGCGGCAGCTGAATCGACCTATGAAAAGCGCTATTCCAAACCGGCGAAGCACACGCTCAAGTTTGGTGCATCAGGCTTTAACGCGCAGAACCTGTTGATCGAACGCGCGGGTGCGCTGGAATTCGCCCGTGATCTGGAAAGCCGCACTGATGGCGAGATCCGGATTGAATTCATCGGCAACAACCAGATCTGCGGCCAGACATCCTGCGTCGAGAAAACCCAGCAGGGTATCGTCGACATCTATGCGGCATCGACCCAGAATTCGGCCGGTGGTGCGCCCTATCTGAACGTGCTGGACTATGCCTATATGTTCCCGGGCCGCGCCTCGCAGTATCATTTCCTCTACAGCCCCGAATCCCAGCGTATCCTGCGTGACCCGCTGGAAAAACGGCACGGGCTGAAATTCCTGTTCAGCCATTGCGAACTGCGCGGTATCCAGCTGGGCCTGGGATGGCAGGACAAACCAACTGTGACCAAGCTGGAACAATTGTTCGGCACCAAAAACCGCGTCACCGGCACTCAGCTGGGCCGCATCGCCATGCAGGCATTGAACCTGAACCCGGTTCCCGTCGCATGGGAGGAAACCCTGGATGGTCTGAAACAGGGTCTGATTGATGGTGCGGAAACCTGGGCCTCGGCTGTGGCCTATGCCAATATGTCCCCTGTGGTCAGCCAATCCGTCGATCTGAAATTCTTCTGTGGCACGGAACATACCTCGATGAGCGCGAGCGTGTTCGACAGCCTCGAAGGGTATCTGCAGGACGCGGTGATGGAGAGCGCCTATTGGGCCCAGACCCACGTGCAGGCCGCCAACGAAGCGGCGCTGGTCAAGACCGTCGGTCATTCCGATCCACAGATGCCCGGCACCATTTTTGCGGAAAACAACGTCCGCAACGCCTTCCTGGCCGACGACCAGATCAAGATGGCCGAAGAAATGTGTTCGCCCGAGTTCCAACCGCAATTGTGGGAACAGTGGCGGGATCGTCTGAACAATTGGGCCGGTGGCATCGACACCTATCAGGAGATCTATGACATCGCCCGCCAAGTCCCCGCAGACATGAAGCCTGAAAACGTCGAGCCACGCCGGTGGTGGAAAGCCTGA
- a CDS encoding TRAP transporter small permease subunit: MALWSEISDIFSAFASQDSWEIRNALKSNGAWVFGAVATALGGLAVMWIYRLVPWLDRHLERTIMVYSYLAIAFIIFWGVIDRFIFSNQQPWSTTIPPLLFMIMAWFGAAFNVRLRTHLSFAEFRTIMPRGGQMACLTLDAVLWFIFSVIVLVTTARMTALSASNFQIVLGTDNVMQWWFLITAPMSFLLMAARVFENLFEDIANFRSGDPLIKQAVIGGDV; this comes from the coding sequence ATGGCACTCTGGTCCGAGATCAGCGACATTTTCAGCGCCTTTGCGTCCCAGGACAGCTGGGAAATCCGCAACGCACTCAAATCTAACGGAGCCTGGGTGTTCGGTGCCGTGGCGACCGCTCTGGGCGGGCTGGCCGTCATGTGGATCTATAGGTTGGTGCCCTGGCTGGACCGACATCTGGAACGCACCATCATGGTCTATAGCTATCTGGCGATTGCGTTCATCATCTTTTGGGGTGTGATCGACCGGTTCATATTCTCCAATCAACAACCCTGGTCCACAACCATTCCACCCTTGCTGTTCATGATCATGGCATGGTTTGGCGCAGCGTTTAACGTGCGGTTGCGCACGCATCTCAGCTTTGCCGAATTTCGAACCATTATGCCGCGCGGTGGACAGATGGCCTGTTTGACGCTGGACGCGGTGCTGTGGTTCATCTTTTCGGTCATCGTGCTGGTCACGACGGCCCGTATGACGGCATTGTCGGCCTCAAACTTTCAGATCGTTCTGGGCACTGACAACGTGATGCAGTGGTGGTTCCTGATCACCGCGCCAATGTCCTTTTTGCTGATGGCCGCGCGGGTATTTGAGAACCTGTTCGAAGACATCGCCAATTTTCGCAGCGGCGACCCGCTGATCAAACAAGCCGTGATCGGGGGAGATGTATGA
- a CDS encoding TRAP transporter large permease, translating to MTDGTWVTLISLGVTMLFMLGVPVLLVIAYWVIGCSFVLGLTLDNMGAELLNVFNKGFALLAMPLFILTGDLINQSGIARRLSDFAYSCLGWLRGGLAMAALGACGLFAAISGSNSATTATIGSMLHPEMVKGGYDERFSAATAAAGGTVGIIIPPSIIFIVYGFLMNLPISDLFVAGILPGALMVIGMQLACWIICRINGWGYLIPLQLNRVLKTAFGAWLGFFAIGLVLWGIYTGKFSPTEAAGVTVGFCVIAGLVSYPLNRMMGSTPDKPVSDKSYGEMFVVEGFTPFQIPSIVVRSAQITGILAPLIAISVVMQQILSLLGAQQTIGDFVTSMGGYHAVLFTSMVIVFFSGMVLESLPVTIILAPILAPIAASVGIDPIHFSVIFLVGASIGFITPPYGLNLYVASGVTGVPYFRLLRYTVPYLAALIGVWVLVSLVPELALILLPNR from the coding sequence ATGACCGATGGAACCTGGGTTACGCTGATCTCTCTCGGGGTCACCATGTTGTTCATGCTGGGGGTGCCGGTGCTGTTGGTCATCGCCTATTGGGTGATCGGCTGTTCGTTTGTGCTGGGACTGACGTTGGACAATATGGGGGCCGAGCTGCTCAATGTGTTCAACAAGGGGTTCGCCTTGTTGGCCATGCCCCTGTTCATCCTGACCGGCGACCTGATCAATCAATCCGGCATCGCCCGACGATTATCCGATTTCGCCTATTCCTGTCTGGGTTGGCTGCGCGGTGGGCTTGCCATGGCTGCGCTGGGAGCGTGTGGGTTGTTTGCCGCCATTTCGGGGTCGAATTCCGCCACGACTGCCACCATTGGCTCGATGTTGCACCCCGAAATGGTCAAGGGCGGATATGACGAACGATTTTCCGCCGCCACGGCCGCTGCGGGTGGCACCGTGGGCATCATCATTCCACCGTCAATCATTTTCATCGTTTACGGGTTCCTGATGAACCTGCCAATTTCGGATCTGTTCGTGGCCGGCATTCTGCCCGGTGCCCTGATGGTGATCGGCATGCAACTGGCCTGCTGGATCATCTGCCGCATCAACGGTTGGGGCTACCTGATCCCGCTCCAGCTGAACCGGGTGCTGAAGACAGCCTTTGGGGCCTGGCTGGGATTCTTTGCAATCGGGCTGGTGCTGTGGGGCATCTACACGGGGAAGTTCTCGCCGACAGAAGCCGCCGGGGTGACCGTGGGATTCTGTGTGATTGCCGGGCTGGTCAGCTATCCGTTGAACCGGATGATGGGGTCAACGCCGGACAAACCGGTTTCGGACAAAAGCTATGGCGAGATGTTCGTCGTCGAAGGGTTCACCCCGTTTCAGATCCCGTCCATCGTGGTGCGATCAGCCCAGATCACTGGCATTCTGGCGCCGTTGATCGCGATTTCGGTGGTGATGCAACAAATTCTGTCGTTGCTGGGAGCACAACAGACCATCGGTGATTTCGTCACCTCGATGGGTGGCTATCATGCGGTCTTGTTCACCTCGATGGTGATCGTGTTCTTTTCCGGCATGGTCCTGGAAAGCCTGCCTGTCACCATTATCCTGGCTCCGATCCTGGCCCCGATTGCGGCCTCGGTCGGGATTGATCCGATCCATTTTTCGGTGATTTTCCTCGTTGGTGCGTCGATCGGCTTCATCACGCCGCCCTATGGTCTCAACCTCTATGTCGCATCGGGTGTGACGGGCGTTCCCTACTTCCGTCTGCTGCGCTATACAGTGCCCTACCTTGCAGCCTTGATCGGCGTTTGGGTGCTGGTATCGCTGGTGCCGGAGCTCGCGTTGATCCTGTTGCCCAACAGATGA